gttattgtacTAGTCTGTGAAATCCAAGGCTGAGAACCACGGGCCTCGTTCGCAGGTTGTTATAAGGGCTGAAATAAGATATGGAAAAGTGTATCAGTTATAAATAGACAAGGGAGACCCAAACATAAGATGTCATTTTTATCATTACTTAAAACCATAATCCTCTGGTGGGTGTTCTGGTGGATGTCCTGGGGGTGGAGGCTTGAACTCCATCggtttattttccatctgtaagAGATCTGTTCCTCTTTGAAGAAGAgcagaaaaatattctttctttggtATAGATCGCTCCCTGCTCCAGTGGAATAGCTTGTTCAGATATACTCTGATCTGACTTCCTTTGAGTATAATTTTCATGTGCAGAAGTCAGGAACCTTTCCCTTAGCACCTCTAAAgcttctcttcttatttttttaaaaatgtttatttattttagagagagagagaaagcaggggagggggagagagagcgaatcccagccaggctccacacagtgagcacagagcccagtgcagagctcgatcccatgaactgtgagatcacgacctgagcggaaatcaagagtcagacgctcaactgactgagccacccaggtgccctaaagctTCTCTTCTTAAAAGCATAGTTGGCCTGTTTCAATAGGATGGAATTGGAAAGATTTCATCCTAAAttagtttctctctttccattaTTATGAGAAACCTTGTAATGAGAcatgaaacacacatacacacacatacgctcAATCCCAGCATTGCAGCATGGAATGTGGAAGGACACAGCCCTGTTTGGCTTTACTTTGGAAATTACTGATGGGGTGCTCAGGAGGGTCTCTTGTTTCACGAACATATATCACATCATTCACATGTCAAGAATCTTTTCTAGATTCCAGTTTATTTATATCTTTGATCTTATACAAAACAGTGCCTCAAAAGAGCTAGTTTGGGATTAATTTACTATCCTTTTTTTGGTAGTTAGCATTTCTCTGCAAGTTCCCAGCCTCCCCATTGCTAACTGCAGCAAAGAAGACTGGAGTTCTCCAGACTTTAAGTAATATCAGTATTCCACACACTCAGAGATTGAGAAGTTCAGGTTTGAAATGATTACTATTGGTCCCATGCACTGGTGTTTATGGAGGGCCCACTCTGTGAAAGTCTTTGTTTTGTGTCATGATGGCTcacagaagatgaaaacaaaatggtccctgccctccaagAGCTTTTGATTCtcaaaggaagaaacaagacTGATAGACGTACGGTTCCGGGAGTGTGTGCTCGCTGCACACATTCATTGTGGCACACAAGTGAAATACACACGGAAATCCCAAAGGACTGATGCAGTACAGTACAAGGAAGAGTGTCAAAAGCAAGCTGACATATCAATGGGGATAAGACATTAGCAACACGAGATTTAGAGTATGTTAAAGCCAGAGTTGATCCTGTGGGAGTAAATTACATAAATTGTTGTTTTAACATGAATGTTAGACTGACTCATGTTGTAAGAAACTTGGAttttcccagctctgccaccactAGGATTTATGCTTGGGCTGTCTGTTCGTGATGCTTCCCATCTTTTCCCCAAAGGTGATGGAAATGGCTGCCACTTGTTACAGGGCAAGGACTAGATTTAACAGTACTTTGAGGAGTGTCAAGTGCAGAAGTATAACTAGGCACATGTGATTAGGATTCCGAACATCCGGTTCTGAGTAGAGGACCCTCTCCCACTCTCGGTACCCCCATGCCTACAAGGAACTCCTTCCAATGCTGGGGTCATGATTAGGGAGCCCCGGATGCTCTCACCTTCCCAGGAGGAGAGAAGCTGCTGTTGGATGCCCTACCTAATTGGGAGTTTCTGGGGTTCCAAGAGGAGCAACAAAAAGCAGACAGTGGTTGTACATAACCTGAGGGCATGGGCTGGGCATTACTCATGCCAGTCGTCATTGTCTGCCACCCAGGACTGTCTGGCCAGGCTCCAAACCACAGGTCGGAAGGAGGCTTGAAGATGCCACTTTGTTTATCCTCTCCTGGCGATGAAAATTACACcccaacggggcgcctgggtggcgcagtcggttaagcgtccgacttcagccaggtcacgatctcgtggtccgtgagttcgagccccgtgtcgggctctgggctgatggctcagagcctggagcctgtttccgattctgtgtctccctctctctctgcccctcccccgttcatgctctgtctctctctgtcccaaaaataaataaacgttgaaaaaaaaatcatttaaaaaaagaagaaaattacaccCAAACTATCACTTTTCATTACCCATCGAGTGGTTAACAAATATCACTGTCATTAAAGTCACCACTGTCAGTGGTGGGTATATTCCTTTGCCCCCATAGGCTTCTAATCCTGTAGGGTAGGGCGAGGCGGAAAGAAGCCCTGAGCAGCAACTCGGGCAAGGGCTCTTGTCCTGGTCTGAGAGCAGTGATGAGGAAAACACTGCAACTCTAGAGATGTGCAAGCTGGAGGAATATCTGCCACAGGTTGAggtagaagggtttttttttttctttttttaagtttttttatttatgtatttatttaagtaatctctatggccaacgtggggttcgaacccatgagtccaagatcaagagttccacGCTCCCCGGACTGTGCCAGCCAGACGCCCCAAAATGGAAGTTCTGATTATAGTCCTTCATAGGTTAGCCCAGGGTTGCAGTGGATGAACGCCCCAGTTTGCACACATCACCCTGTCAGTTCGATCCCATGTGCATTAGTCGTTGCTGCTGCTAGGGGCATTATATGCTATCATgtttaatggcatttttttccaACAAATTTTTAGTTGTATTAAAATAGCCGCATGGTACAGACCCTAAAACCTTTTTTACTCAGTGGGACACTAAAAGCGTCTCCGTGGACCTTCCTCACCCCGTAACATGATTCCTCCCTGAAGCCCTCTCCCCATCCTTTGGATGTAAAAGGGTTAtaccaataatataaaaaaatattgctcTCAATTTGTGAAGCTATTAAGAATGGTTTCCAAATCTCAACCCAGAGACAGAAGAAACATAAATTGTGAGTACAGGAGTTGCGTAGTTTTGATCGAAAGCAATGTTATCTCCACAGAGTGGTGGAAAGAAGTCAGGCTTTGGGACCAGGAGGACAAAACTCCTGCTACTTAGCTGTCTGATCTTagtttatttaacctctctgatcttctgttttctcatcaaaCCAGACGGGTTAAATACCTTTTGAGTTTTCACTACGTGCTGGGCCCTGTGGCAGGCACTGAGCACGTAGCAGTAAATAAAACAGGCGTGGTCCTTATCCTCGTGGAGATTAGAGTCCAGCATAATCAAATTAAACGGAATAATGTAATGTCAAAAGTCTGCCGCAAAGGAGACGTTCAAAAAGTGTTCCTTTCCTTCCACTTCAAACGCCCGATCATTACACATCCCCACACGGTGAAAAGTAAGGTGGCTACAGACCATCTCACACACCCTAGAATTGTGTTGGGGGCCCGCACCCCCGTGGGGTGGGGTATTCTTTAAGGGTTATGCGTCTTGAGGCTTAGTTCAAGCTTGTGGTCTCGATTTAAATCCATGAAACCATGGGGTTTCTATCTATGGTCCACCGCGAACCCTTATTTGGGGTGGAACTCGAGGAATTCCATACCTATTGCCTCCCGTACCCTTGCAGACTACCGCTTGCTTGCACAGTGACTGAGAACAGGTGTTAGCGttcaacccattttacagatgaggaagctagtGGAAGCAGATCCTTCAggctgcttcccccccccccaaccccgcccacCCCCGCCTCACCGTCTGCGCCAAGAGCGCTGCATGGGCGCGGCTCACGCGCGGACTGTGGCAGTTAACTCAGAAAGGAGAGGGACCCCGAGGGTTGGCACAGACAGCCTCGCTCGGGGGTGCCCCGCGGCCGCTCAGCTCTTGCCTTCTGCCTCCTCCAGGTGGGTGAGACATGGGCGACTGGAGTTTCCTGGGGAACATCTTGGAGGAGGTGAACGAGCACTCCACGGTCATCGGCAGGGTCTGGCTCACGGTGCTCTTCATCTTCCGGATCCTCATCCTGGGCACGGCGGCCGAGTTCGTGTGGGGGGACGAGCAGTCCGACTTCGTGTGCAACACCCAGCAGCCAGGCTGCGAGAACGTGTGCTACGACGAGGCCTTCCCCATCTCGCACATCCGCCTGTGGGTGCTGCAGATCATCTTCGTGTCCACGCCGTCGCTCGTGTACGTGGGCCACGCCGTGCACCACGTGCGCATGCAGGAGAAGCGCAAGGAGCGCGAGGCCGACGAGCTGTGCCAGCAGGGGGCGGCCGAGGGCGGCGACAGGGCGCCCCTAGCCGCCGACCAGGGCAGCGTCAAGAAGGGCAGCAACAGCAGCAAAGGCACCAAGAAGTTCCGGCTGGAGGGGACCCTGCTGAGGACCTACATCTGCCACATCATCTTCAAGACCCTCTTCGAGGTGGGCTTCGTCGTGGGCCACTACTTCCTCTACGGGTTCCGGATCCTGCCCCTCTACCGCTGCAGCAGGTGGCCCTGCCCCAACGTGGTGGACTGCTTCGTGTCGCGGCCCACGGAGAAGACCATCTTCATCCTGTTCATGCTGTCTGTGGCCTCCGTGTCCCTCTTCCTCAACATTCTGGAGATGAGCCACCTGGGCCTGAAGAGAATCCGGTCGGCCTTCAAGAGGCCCGTGGAGCAGCCCCTGGGGGAGATCCCCGAGAAGTCCCTGCACTCCATCGCCGTCTCCTCCATCCAGAAAGCCAAGGGCTACCAGCtgctggaagaagagaaaatcgTGTCCCACTATTTCCCTCTGACCGAGGTTGGGATGGTGGAGACCAGCCCCCTCTCTGCCAAGCCTTTCGCGCAGTTCGAGGAGAAGATGGGCCCCGGGCCCCTGGGGGACCTGTCCCGGGCTTACCAAGAGACACTGCCTTCCTACGCTCAGGTGGGAgcccaggagggagaggggggagagcaGCCCGTGGAGGAGGGGGCGGAACCGGAGGTGGGAGACAAGAGGCAGGAAGCCGAGAGAGTGAGCACGGAAGGGCAGGAGACCCTGGCAGTGCTGGAGGGGGAGAAAGTGGAGACTCCCGAGGTCGGGAAGGAGGGTGAGAAGGACGAGCTGCAGGCTGAGAAGGTAGCCAAGCAAGGGCTGCCCGTGGAGAAGTCGCCTTCACTGTGTCCCGACCCGAGCAGGGATGACACCAGACCACTGAGCAGGCTGAGCAAGACCAGCAGCCGCGCCAGGTCCGACGATCTAACCGTGTGAAGTGTTGccgaagaaagagagagaagaaaaccccTGAGCTGACCTAGGGCAAGATGAAACGTAAAGGATGCCACCATGATTGGagtcttctgtccctcccctcccacccacccctggtTGGACAGGTACTGCAGGGGTACGGTACTTTGCTGTTCAACTAGGAAACCAGCTTTCCCATATAAAAGGGCCACCAAGATAAACCCACTGTCCCCTCAAAGTTCCCAGTCTCAAATGACTGCCCTGCCCCTCTACCCCAGCTGCAGTGGGGAACTCTGCTTTCGCCCCCGTTTCTCCATCGGAATCCTTCCGATCAGAACTGTGGATGCCTCACAGCTGTTTACCAGCCATGACTCAAGCCCGCTGGCTCAGCCAGACTTTATCACCCCAGCACTTCCCTAGCGGACGCCGTGTGACCAAGTATCAGGGGGCCcaaactcaaatgcctacagGATGCAGGCAGGTGCTTTAAATCGGTGGGGTGGGCCTTTTCTAATGCCATGGGACATCTAGGGGTGTGAAGAttggcgggggagggcagagggcagctgtcgctcagtgccaggcactgatTACCGGGCAGTGTTACCACAGAAATTTCAGAGTTTTCCACAGAATCCAGAAGCCCAAACTTCTCAGTGAAATGTCCAACCTCTTTAATATTGCCAGCTAAAATTTAAACATGCCATGTGGGCCAAGCAAAA
The window above is part of the Prionailurus bengalensis isolate Pbe53 chromosome C1, Fcat_Pben_1.1_paternal_pri, whole genome shotgun sequence genome. Proteins encoded here:
- the GJA8 gene encoding gap junction alpha-8 protein, which codes for MGDWSFLGNILEEVNEHSTVIGRVWLTVLFIFRILILGTAAEFVWGDEQSDFVCNTQQPGCENVCYDEAFPISHIRLWVLQIIFVSTPSLVYVGHAVHHVRMQEKRKEREADELCQQGAAEGGDRAPLAADQGSVKKGSNSSKGTKKFRLEGTLLRTYICHIIFKTLFEVGFVVGHYFLYGFRILPLYRCSRWPCPNVVDCFVSRPTEKTIFILFMLSVASVSLFLNILEMSHLGLKRIRSAFKRPVEQPLGEIPEKSLHSIAVSSIQKAKGYQLLEEEKIVSHYFPLTEVGMVETSPLSAKPFAQFEEKMGPGPLGDLSRAYQETLPSYAQVGAQEGEGGEQPVEEGAEPEVGDKRQEAERVSTEGQETLAVLEGEKVETPEVGKEGEKDELQAEKVAKQGLPVEKSPSLCPDPSRDDTRPLSRLSKTSSRARSDDLTV